One Solanum lycopersicum chromosome 2, SLM_r2.1 genomic region harbors:
- the LOC101266475 gene encoding uncharacterized protein: MPAVWFALKKSLQCRSEIKDVYDPRSEGKNLSKISTKKATTGRSGCSRSIANLKDVIHGSKRHMEKPPLQSPRSIGSSELLNPITHEVVLSNSTCELKITSCNFQDGNGNGSSGNNVESISAFMGTLKPGTPGPGGHHIGSSRKYRGFGSPIRKGSPGNLSRKTGPGFGGNVSRPKASYGADSHGLTCHKCGEQFVKWEAVETHHLSKHAVTELVEGDSSRKIVEIICRTSCSKPENSSNGIERILKVHNMQKVLAQFEEYRELVKIKASKLAKKHPRCLADGNELLRFFGTTVECSLGMNSSSSLCTSEKCKVCRILQRGFSIKKEINGGVGVFTASTSGRALEAIEENDENILSCRKALIVCRVIAGRVHRPLENVQELMGQSGFDSLAGKVGLYSNIEELYLLSPKALLPCFVVICKS, translated from the exons atgccaGCAGTTTGGTTTGCTTTAAAGAAATCATTGCAGTGTAGATCAGAGATAAAAGATGTGTATGATCCAAGAAGTGAAGGGAAAAATTTAAGCAAGATATCGACGAAAAAGGCGACGACAGGTAGGTCAGGTTGTTCAAGATCAATTGCAAATCTGAAAGATGTTATACATGGAAGTAAAAGGCATATGGAGAAGCCACCATTACAGAGTCCAAGATCTATTGGAAGCAGTGAGCTTTTGAATCCAATTACACATGAAGTTGTTTTGAGTAATTCAACTTGTGAACTCAAGATTACTAGTTGTAATTTCCAAGATGGTAATGGTAATGGGAGTAGTGGGAATAATGTTGAGAGTATTTCTGCTTTTATGGGTACTTTAAAACCAGGGACCCCTGGCCCTGGAGGACACCATATTGGTTCATCAAGGAAATACAGAGGCTTTGGTAGTCCTATAAGAAAAGGCTCACCTGgaaatttatcaagaaaaacaGGGCCTGGATTTGGGGGTAATGTTTCTAGGCCTAAAGCTTCTTATGGTGCAGATTCTCATGGCTTGACTTGTCATAAATGTGGTGAACAATTTGTGAAATGGGAAGCTGTTGAAACACATCATCTCTCAAAACATGCTG TGACAGAACTTGTTGAAGGGGATTCTTCGAGGAAAATCGTAGAGATAATATGCAGAACAAGCTGTTCAAAGCCTGAAAACAGTTCAAATGGTATTGAGAGAATCTTGAAAGTTCACAATATGCAGAAAGTACTAGCTCAATTCGAGGAATATCGCGAATTAGTAAAGATCAAAGCCAGTAAACTCGCCAAGAAACACCCTCGTTGCTTAGCGGATGGGAATGAGCTTTTAAGATTCTTTGGCACAACTGTTGAATGTTCTCTTGGCATGAACAGCTCTTCTAGCCTATGTACATCAGAAAAATGCAAAGTTTGCAGGATTTTACAACGTGGATTCTCAATCAAGAAGGAAATAAATGGTGGGGTTGGTGTTTTTACAGCTTCCACAAGTGGAAGAGCACTAGAAGCCATTgaggaaaatgatgaaaatatacTATCTTGTAGAAAGGCTCTAATAGTATGCAGAGTAATTGCTGGTAGAGTGCATAGACCATTGGAAAATGTTCAAGAATTGATGGGTCAATCAGGATTTGATTCATTGGCTGGCAAAGTTGGACTTTACTCAAACATTGAAGAACTCTATTTGCTCAGTCCTAAAGCTTTGCTTCCTTGCTTTGTGGTGATTTGCAAATCATAA
- the PSR gene encoding phosphosulfolactate synthase-related protein: MAAYRWKSFNDDGDRPEKPRRYGVTEMKGPNYSLFSRGLLEDVLESMGHFVDGLKLCDGSHTVMPKNYIKEVTDMAHKHNVYVSSGDSADQMLFRGPSSLKEYIEECKQLGFDSIELDVASLGLPEETLLRYVRLIKSSGLRAKPQFSVKFNKSDIAFAGDRAFGAYVIPAPQTSEMVEDVDLLVRRAERCLEAGADMIMINADDLCRQAGLLRSDIVAKIVGRLGLEKTMFEASNPKISEWFVKRYGPKVNLIVDHSQVMDLECLRGRNLGQNHSSVLGRSYFLL; encoded by the exons ATGGCAGCATACAGGTGGAAGAGTTTCAACGATGATGGCGATCGTCCTGAGAAACCTCGTCGCTATGGCGTTACAGAAATGAAGGGTCCCAACTATTCCCTTTTCTCGAGAGGCCTTCTTGAG GATGTTTTAGAGTCTATGGGTCATTTTGTTGATGGGCTAAAACTATGTGATGGATCCCATACTGTGATGCcaaagaattacatcaaagaaGTGACTGATATGGCACATAAACACAATGTTTATGTTAGCTCTGGTGATTCGGCAGATCAAATGCTTTTCCGAGGTCCTTCTTCTCTTAAAGAATATATTGAG GAATGTAAGCAATTGGGGTTTGATTCAATTGAGCTTGATGTTGCATCACTTGGTTTACCTGAGGAGACCCTCTTGAGATATGTGAGGCTGATTAAGAGCAGTGGGCTCAGGGCTAAGCCTCAGTTCTCTGTTAAGTTTAATAAGTCTGATATAGCCTTCGCCGGTGACAGAGCTTTTGGGGCTTACGTGATTCCAGCACCTCAAACCTCTG AGATGGTTGAAGATGTGGATCTTTTGGTCAGAAGGGCAGAGAGATGCTTAGAAGCTGGGGCAGACATGATAATGATCAATGCTGATGATTTATGTAGGCAGGCTGGTTTACTAAGATCAGATATTGTTGCGAAGATTGTGGGTCGTCTTGGACTTGAGAAAACTATGTTTGAGGCATCAAATCCTAAAATCTCTGAGTGGTTTGTCAAACGTTATGGTCCAAAG GTTAATCTTATCGTGGACCACTCACAAGTAATGGATCTGGAATGCCTCAGAGGACGTAACCTGGGTCAGAATCACTCATCTGTACTTGGCAGGTCATATTTTTTGCTCTGA
- the LOC101253272 gene encoding alpha-farnesene synthase-like yields MTNEQKLSVFCNQINSESIGEPQECKYKKEAQKLKEEFLWVVAEIENPLAKLELIDSINKMALSHLFDKEIMVFLQNMEKLKDSDNEMDLYSTALYFRIFRQYGYNVTQDVFLSYMDEMGEKINVDTNMDPKTMMQLFEASHLALKDENMLDEARIFCTNNLKNIIPMEMPLHWKVEWYNTREHISKQANEKEEGVSKLKLLQLAKLNFNMVQAEHQKDLVHILRWWRNLGLIENVSFSRDRIVESFLWSVGVAFEPQHSNFRNWLTKAITFIIVIDDVYDIYGTLQNLQLFTDAVVRWDPKVVEQLPSCMQICFWKLYDTTNDVALEIQQQKGCKFPVLTYLQKVWAEFCKALLVEAKWDSKGYTPTFSEYLENGWKSSGGTVLSLHVLLGLAQDFSQVDYFLENERDLIYYSSLIIRLGNDLGTSTAELERGDVSSSILCYMRKENVKEDVARKHIEEMVIETWKKMNRHCFENSSPLIKYIMNIARVTHFIYQNGDGFGVQDRETRQQILSSLVQSLPLN; encoded by the exons atgACTAATGAGCAGAAATTATCTGTCTTTTGTAACCAAATAAATTCTGAATCAATTGGTGAGCCACAA GAATGTAAGTACAAAAAAGAGGCCCAAAAGTTGAAAGAGGAATTTTTGTGGGTTGTGGCAGAAATAGAGAATCCATTGGCCAAATTAGAGCTTATAGATAGCATTAACAAAATGGCTCTCTCTCATCTCTTTGACAAGGAAATCATGGTGTTTCTACAAAACATGGAAAAGCTCAAGGATTCTGATAATGAAATGGATCTCTATTCAACTGCTTTATATTTTAGGATTTTTAGGCAGTATGGCTATAATGTGACACAAG ATGTATTCCTTAGCTATATGGATGAAATGGGTGAAAAAATCAATGTAGACACAAACATGGATCCAAAAACAATGATGCAACTATTTGAAGCTTCTCACTTGGCCTTGAAGGATGAAAATATGTTGGATGAGGCTAGAATATTTTGCActaacaatttgaaaaatattattccaATGGAAATGCCACTGCATTGGAAGGTGGAATGGTACAACACTAGAGAGCATATCTCCAAACAGGCAAACGAAAAAGAAGAAGGAGTGTCAAAATTGAAGCTTCTTCAACTAGCTAAACTCAACTTCAATATGGTTCAAGCTGAGCATCAGAAAGATCTTGTCCATATTTTGAG GTGGTGGAGGAATTTGGGACTGATAGAAAATGTGAGCTTCAGCAGAGATCGAATAGTCGAAAGCTTTTTGTGGTCAGTGGGTGTTGCTTTTGAGCCTCAACATTCTAATTTTAGGAATTGGCTCACCAAAGCTATCACTTTCATTATAGTAATTGACGATGTCTACGATATTTATGGCACTTTGCAAAACCTACAACTATTCACCGATGCTGTTGTCAG aTGGGATCCTAAGGTGGTTGAGCAATTGCCATCATGTATGCAAATCTGTTTTTGGAAACTATATGATACCACAAATGATGTAGCTCTTGAAATTCAACAACAAAAAGGCTGCAAATTTCCAGTGTTAACATATCTACAAAAagtg TGGGCAGAATTTTGCAAAGCACTGCTTGTGGAAGCTAAGTGGGATTCAAAGGGTTATACACCAACATTTAGTGAATATTTAGAAAATGGATGGAAATCATCAGGTGGCACTGTGCTATCTCTTCATGTTCTTCTTGGTTTGGCTCAAGATTTCTCCCAAgttgattattttcttgaaaatgaaCGAGACCTTATATACTATTCATCCCTTATAATCAGGCTTGGAAACGACCTTGGGACTTCAACG GCTGAATTGGAAAGAGGTGACGTGTCTTCATCTATCTTGTGTTACATGAGGAAGGAAAATGTTAAGGAGGATGTAGCAAGGAAGCATATCGAAGAGATGGTGATAGAAACATGGAAGAAAATGAACAGACAttgttttgagaattcatcaccattaattaagtatataatgAATATTGCTCGTGTTACACACTTTATATATCAAAATGGAGATGGATTTGGTGTTCAAGATAGAGAAACTCGACAACAAATCTTATCTTCTTTGGTTCAATCACTTCCTCTCAATTGA